CTTAAGAGCGCATCTTCCACGTCTATATAGTTTTTTAACTCTGAATTGATGATACCTATGCTTGTTGTCATAATAGGGATTTTGCAGCCTGCTTTATTATCGCCTTGAAGCAGAATATACCCTCTTTCATTGTCGGTTGCGCTGTAAAATTTTTGGGCAATTATATCAAAAGTAAAGTTCAGATAGTCTGCAAGTTTTTCTGCTTTGTACGAAGAGGTTATTATGATGAAATCATTTTCCTTTAAATGCCCCACAAAGTCCTCTGCTTCGATTGTTGCGTTTAAAATTGCACTGTAAGTTTGCAATAGCTTTGATGCCGGTATTTCCCCGTAGATTTCCCTGTATGCATTTATATTATCTATATCAATATATAAAACCGCCCATTTATCATCGGATTGCATCGCTCGTTTTAAAAACTTTACGGTAGAATCGTGAGTCGGGAGCTTGGTTAAAAACGAAGAATTTTCTTCGTCCTTTCTTCTTAAATGAGCTGCTATCCTGGCGGTCAGCTCGTTTAGGTCAATAGGTTCGCTTAAAAAATCATCCGCACCGTTTTGAAGCGCTTCAATTTTATCGTTAGCGAAGCTTGATTTTGATAAAAGTACTATAACGGGTCTGTTTTTAGAATTTTTTTGTCTTATTTCACGGCATAAGTTGCCAAAATCCTCCTGCACACTTTCTGAAATTAAAATCATTTCCGCCTGAGTTTCTTCAAGATTTAGCATTAAGTCTTTTTTATCAGCTGCACAAATTACGTTTACAAGAATTTTGTTCTCGATATTTTTTTTGTATTTTATCGGGATTTCCAGCCTTTTATCGTAAATGATTACTACATTTCTGTGCATTATTTTTCTCCCGTAATTTTGCTTTCCATTTGAGTTTCAAAGTTTATTGACGGAAGTTCAATGCTTATAATAGTTTTATTTCCGACGCTTTGTGCGGTGATTTTGCCGTTGAGGTTTTCGACAAGATTTTTTGTTATAAAAAGCCCCAGCCCGCTGCCTTCAACCTGTCTTGTGAGCGGGTTATCTATTCTTGAAAACTTGTTAAAAATCTTTTCCAGACAGTCTTGGGGAATTTCCACCCCTTCGTCAATTATTTCTATTAAGATACAATTATTTTTAAAGGCTGCTTTGATTTCAATTTTAGAATCAGGATAAGAATATTTTGCGGCGTTATCAAGCAGGTTTAGCATTATTTGCTCAAGCATATCGCTATCCGCCCAAATATCAGGCAAATTATACTGTATTTCGGACGAAAAAGTCCTGTTAGGATATTTTTTTTCTACCGAAAGAATAAGCGTGGAGATAAATTCCTGAAAGTTTATTGCCTTTAATATCATTTTTTGTCTTTTTGAAGACAGATTTGTAATAGCAAGCAGGTTTTCTATTAGTCTGGTAAGCCTTTTTGTCTGGTTAATAATAATTGTGAGGAATTTTTCCCGCTGCTCTTTTGTAAGCGCATCAGACGAGTGCAGCATAGTATCGGCAAACCCTTTTATGCTCGTTAAGGGCGTCCTCAATTCATGGCTTACGGTTGATACAAAGTCCAGATGGGCTTGATTTAGGCTGCTTTCACAAGTGCAGATATAAAAAACATTGCCCTCGGCATCTATTTTTTGCGTATTTAAAAATAAATTCTCATCGATGAATGCCTGATTAATTTCATCAAGCGTTTTTGCATTAATATTTTTTTGTTTTAGTAGTGTTGAAAATTTTTCATTATAAAAAATCATTTCTGCTTGTGAGTCAAAAACGCAAACAGGAATGCTGATTTCGCTAAGAATTGTCTTGTAAAAGTT
The genomic region above belongs to Candidatus Gastranaerophilales bacterium and contains:
- a CDS encoding response regulator, which codes for MHRNVVIIYDKRLEIPIKYKKNIENKILVNVICAADKKDLMLNLEETQAEMILISESVQEDFGNLCREIRQKNSKNRPVIVLLSKSSFANDKIEALQNGADDFLSEPIDLNELTARIAAHLRRKDEENSSFLTKLPTHDSTVKFLKRAMQSDDKWAVLYIDIDNINAYREIYGEIPASKLLQTYSAILNATIEAEDFVGHLKENDFIIITSSYKAEKLADYLNFTFDIIAQKFYSATDNERGYILLQGDNKAGCKIPIMTTSIGIINSELKNYIDVEDALLSVDKMQKLAKTLIGSSKIIDRPLISSEKELENIDNKTILIFEQDKDLAYLLDTTLKIQGYNPVICGFNCPVEYILSIPAKLIIIDGDDNAIELCRKIKANSLKNIKIIFTDTKHDKEKILGCGADVYLPKPYELVNLFSWIEKILG
- a CDS encoding ATP-binding protein, with the translated sequence MDNFYKTILSEISIPVCVFDSQAEMIFYNEKFSTLLKQKNINAKTLDEINQAFIDENLFLNTQKIDAEGNVFYICTCESSLNQAHLDFVSTVSHELRTPLTSIKGFADTMLHSSDALTKEQREKFLTIIINQTKRLTRLIENLLAITNLSSKRQKMILKAINFQEFISTLILSVEKKYPNRTFSSEIQYNLPDIWADSDMLEQIMLNLLDNAAKYSYPDSKIEIKAAFKNNCILIEIIDEGVEIPQDCLEKIFNKFSRIDNPLTRQVEGSGLGLFITKNLVENLNGKITAQSVGNKTIISIELPSINFETQMESKITGEK